Proteins encoded by one window of Methanobrevibacter oralis:
- a CDS encoding replication factor C small subunit produces MSGPWVEKYRPQKLEDIVGQKQIITRLQKYVGEESMPNLMFTGPAGVGKTTTALALVKSILGEYWRQNFLELNASDARGIETVRNNIKNFCRLKPVGAPFRIIFLDEVDNMTKDAQHALRREMEMYTKTASFILSCNYSSKIIDPIQSRCAIFRFAPIKGEDIVARLKYICENEKFEYDEKGLETIVYFAEGDMRKAVNVLQAATSEGEIVNEESVYEVVSKAKPQDISNLITKALTGDFMGARTILRETMVLQGTSGEDMVTQIYQEVSKRIVDGKMDPEFYIDLIESIANCDFRIREGANPRIQLEALLTKFL; encoded by the coding sequence ATGAGCGGACCTTGGGTAGAAAAATATAGGCCACAAAAACTAGAAGATATCGTAGGGCAAAAACAAATAATAACAAGACTCCAAAAATATGTAGGCGAAGAAAGCATGCCTAATTTAATGTTTACTGGACCTGCAGGTGTTGGAAAAACAACTACTGCATTAGCTCTTGTAAAGTCAATTCTTGGGGAATACTGGAGGCAAAACTTCTTAGAACTTAATGCATCCGATGCAAGAGGAATTGAAACAGTAAGGAATAATATTAAAAATTTCTGTAGATTAAAACCTGTTGGTGCTCCATTTAGAATAATTTTTCTAGATGAAGTAGATAACATGACAAAAGATGCGCAGCATGCACTTAGACGTGAAATGGAAATGTATACAAAAACAGCATCATTTATCCTTTCATGTAATTATTCTTCTAAAATTATTGACCCTATCCAATCAAGATGTGCAATATTCAGATTTGCTCCAATTAAAGGAGAAGATATAGTAGCTAGATTAAAATACATCTGTGAAAATGAAAAGTTTGAATATGATGAAAAAGGTCTTGAAACTATCGTTTACTTTGCAGAAGGAGATATGCGTAAAGCTGTAAATGTTTTACAAGCAGCAACCTCAGAAGGAGAAATAGTTAATGAAGAATCCGTTTATGAAGTTGTTTCTAAAGCAAAACCACAAGACATTAGTAATCTTATAACCAAAGCACTAACTGGAGATTTCATGGGAGCTAGAACAATCTTAAGAGAAACAATGGTTTTACAAGGCACTAGTGGAGAAGATATGGTTACACAAATTTATCAAGAAGTTTCTAAAAGAATAGTTGATGGAAAAATGGATCCTGAATTCTACATAGATTTAATAGAATCAATTGCTAATTGTGATTTTAGAATAAGAGAAGGAGCTAATCCAAGAATACAACTTGAAGCTCTTTTAACTAAATTCTTATAA
- a CDS encoding zinc metalloprotease HtpX — MRGTWKLKLRMWLTTILMFTIVYFLVSLAGAYLGISGGYFFLIVSLIIVFLQYWFGPSIVKRSMNVRPLSPQEAPHIHQMVEELSQAAGIPKPEIGLSEINIPNAFAYGRTSRSGHIAITHPILGLLDRDELKAVLGHEMGHLKHNDMAITAMVSVIPMICYYIALSFMFSRNNNNGGFIIGIVGYVFYLIGQLLVLFISRIREYYADEASVEFGNRPAALVSALYKLSYGAAKVDSQIINEVNTTRAFFINDVNNAQSDINEFRQIDYNGDGSISDDELRRLNNARIEVSTSKKLMEILSTHPDTLKRVKRLSELEN; from the coding sequence ATGAGAGGAACTTGGAAACTCAAATTAAGAATGTGGCTTACAACAATTTTAATGTTTACTATTGTTTATTTTTTAGTATCATTAGCTGGAGCTTATTTAGGGATTAGTGGAGGATACTTTTTTTTAATTGTTAGTTTAATCATTGTATTTTTACAATATTGGTTTGGTCCTTCAATCGTAAAACGTTCAATGAATGTTAGACCACTTTCACCACAAGAAGCACCACATATTCATCAAATGGTGGAAGAATTATCACAAGCCGCTGGAATACCAAAACCTGAAATTGGTCTTTCAGAAATTAATATTCCAAATGCTTTTGCATATGGTAGAACTAGTAGAAGTGGACATATTGCAATTACCCATCCAATTTTAGGATTGTTGGATAGGGATGAGCTAAAAGCGGTTTTAGGTCATGAAATGGGACATTTAAAACATAATGACATGGCTATTACTGCAATGGTAAGTGTTATTCCTATGATATGTTACTATATTGCATTATCATTCATGTTCTCAAGAAACAATAATAATGGAGGATTTATAATAGGCATTGTTGGTTATGTATTTTATTTAATTGGACAGTTACTTGTTCTATTTATTTCAAGGATCAGAGAATATTATGCTGATGAAGCTAGTGTTGAGTTTGGAAATCGTCCTGCAGCATTAGTATCTGCATTATATAAATTGTCTTATGGAGCTGCTAAAGTTGATAGTCAAATAATTAATGAAGTAAACACAACACGTGCTTTCTTTATAAATGATGTGAATAATGCTCAAAGCGATATTAATGAATTTAGACAAATTGATTATAATGGTGATGGGTCTATTTCAGATGATGAGTTAAGAAGACTTAATAATGCTCGTATTGAAGTTTCAACTTCAAAGAAATTGATGGAAATATTATCTACTCATCCAGATACTTTAAAAAGAGTTAAAAGATTATCAGAATTAGAAAATTAG
- a CDS encoding tRNA (adenine-N1)-methyltransferase produces the protein MILDERGKKYILKKDSDFQSDLGIISQEQLANCEIGDELESHLGHAFKIVKPNINDFIDLMDRHCSILLKKDIGLVLAHTGLGAGCRVVDAGTGAGAIALNFGNVVGEDGRVFTYEIREDFAEIAKNNIEKFGIKNIEVKNKNIKDGIDEDNIDLIFLDLPKPFELFEEVYRSLNVGGFLAVYAPYIDQAEISYRIAKKLNFYGVEIIEILERGLEVRPQGVRPKTRMVGHSGYLVFARKL, from the coding sequence ATGATTTTAGATGAACGTGGAAAAAAGTATATTCTTAAAAAAGATTCAGATTTTCAAAGTGATTTAGGAATAATTTCACAAGAACAATTAGCTAATTGTGAAATTGGTGATGAGCTTGAAAGTCATTTAGGTCACGCATTTAAAATCGTAAAACCTAATATTAATGATTTCATAGATTTAATGGATCGGCATTGTTCAATATTACTTAAAAAAGACATTGGACTTGTGCTTGCTCATACTGGATTAGGTGCAGGATGTCGCGTTGTTGATGCTGGAACTGGTGCAGGAGCTATTGCACTTAATTTTGGTAATGTTGTTGGTGAAGATGGTAGAGTATTTACTTATGAGATAAGGGAAGACTTTGCAGAAATTGCAAAAAACAACATTGAAAAATTTGGTATTAAAAACATTGAAGTTAAAAATAAGAATATTAAAGACGGAATTGATGAAGATAATATTGATTTAATCTTTTTAGACTTACCAAAGCCATTTGAACTCTTTGAAGAGGTATATAGATCTTTAAATGTTGGAGGTTTTTTAGCTGTTTATGCTCCGTATATAGATCAAGCTGAAATTTCTTATAGAATAGCTAAAAAGCTTAATTTTTATGGTGTTGAAATTATTGAAATTTTAGAGCGAGGTCTTGAGGTTAGACCTCAAGGTGTAAGACCAAAAACTCGCATGGTAGGCCATAGTGGATACTTGGTATTTGCACGTAAACTATAA